From Planctomicrobium piriforme, a single genomic window includes:
- a CDS encoding FAD-dependent oxidoreductase — translation MQLARKSRSFLCAMLAWGIALASVGFAQSPPRDVIVYGGTPAGLCAAIAASRAGASVIVIEPTPWIGGLVTGGLSHTDKGREETIGGIAREFFTRAAAAVPGTPLWFSEPHVNMATFQQMLDEAKVTVLTGKLVKSVTSAPHNGSIRLNSITLDDGQTFSAKVFIDASYEGDLLGKAGVKSVIGRESRGEYDEPLAGYVPMPIRERSAEIMGSVCPCLGGTGPHYIHGTPCKISAYGPDGKLLSGVMPAMGEPGTADDKTQAYNYRICVTQRPDILIPFPKPANYDPARYELLLRLIQSYPKVRFGRLVHLGRIAHEKFDLNAQGLFSTDYPGGNVDYPGGDAAARERIRQDHIDYVQGFLWFLSHDERVPRELRDETNSWGLCRDEFVDNHNWPYALYVRDARRMVGEHVMTQRDIQTEIEKPDSVAMGSFVIDCHIVQRIVTADGFVTDEGSFPDAPARPYQIPYRSIIPRKNDCENLLSPVCISASHIALCSMRMEPVYMALGQASGVAAVMAIRSEKPVQEIDVPQLQATLREQKQVLQLEGAAAGPTSKQIGGLIQDDSQAEMTGTWQDSTFGNPIDGAAQHDYNAEKGTKSATFTVKVPKDGRYEVRFAYVPSPNRATNVPIEIRHAGGAAQVLVNERLPTTVDKLFVVLGEFDFKEQQPAIVIVRTTGTDGFVSVDAVQLRAKTTQVPQP, via the coding sequence ATGCAGCTTGCTCGTAAATCGCGTTCATTCCTCTGTGCGATGCTTGCGTGGGGAATCGCTTTGGCGTCGGTTGGATTCGCCCAGAGCCCGCCGCGCGATGTGATTGTCTATGGGGGAACGCCGGCCGGCCTATGCGCGGCAATTGCCGCTTCGCGGGCGGGGGCCAGCGTGATTGTCATTGAACCGACGCCGTGGATTGGCGGCCTGGTGACGGGTGGGTTATCGCACACTGACAAAGGGCGGGAAGAAACCATCGGAGGCATTGCCCGCGAATTCTTTACACGGGCTGCGGCCGCGGTTCCCGGTACGCCCCTGTGGTTCTCCGAGCCGCATGTCAACATGGCGACGTTTCAACAGATGCTGGACGAAGCGAAAGTCACCGTTCTGACCGGCAAGCTGGTGAAAAGCGTCACCTCCGCACCTCACAACGGTAGCATTCGCCTCAACTCCATCACTCTGGACGATGGGCAGACCTTCTCTGCGAAGGTCTTCATCGACGCCAGTTATGAAGGAGATCTCCTCGGCAAGGCCGGCGTGAAGTCGGTGATCGGACGCGAGAGCCGCGGAGAGTATGACGAACCGCTGGCGGGCTACGTTCCCATGCCGATTCGCGAACGAAGCGCTGAGATCATGGGAAGCGTCTGTCCCTGCTTGGGCGGGACTGGACCGCACTATATTCATGGCACGCCTTGCAAGATCTCTGCCTACGGCCCCGATGGAAAATTGCTGTCAGGCGTGATGCCGGCGATGGGCGAACCGGGCACCGCAGACGACAAGACCCAGGCGTACAACTACCGGATCTGCGTCACCCAGCGGCCCGACATTCTGATTCCTTTCCCGAAGCCGGCGAACTACGACCCCGCGCGTTACGAACTGCTGCTGAGGCTGATTCAAAGCTATCCGAAAGTCCGGTTTGGACGGCTGGTTCACCTGGGTCGCATTGCCCATGAGAAGTTCGATCTGAACGCTCAGGGGCTCTTTTCAACAGACTACCCAGGCGGCAACGTCGACTACCCCGGCGGCGATGCTGCGGCGCGGGAGCGCATCCGGCAGGACCACATCGATTACGTTCAGGGATTCCTGTGGTTCCTCAGCCATGACGAGCGCGTGCCGCGCGAACTGCGGGACGAAACAAACAGTTGGGGACTCTGCCGCGACGAGTTTGTCGACAACCACAACTGGCCGTATGCACTGTATGTTCGCGATGCCCGACGGATGGTGGGCGAACATGTCATGACGCAGCGGGACATTCAGACCGAGATCGAAAAGCCGGATTCAGTCGCGATGGGCTCGTTTGTGATCGATTGCCATATCGTGCAGCGGATCGTCACGGCAGACGGGTTCGTCACCGATGAAGGTTCGTTCCCCGATGCCCCTGCACGGCCTTATCAGATTCCCTATCGCAGCATCATTCCACGCAAGAATGACTGCGAAAACCTGCTGTCTCCAGTCTGCATTTCGGCATCACACATTGCCCTCTGCTCGATGCGCATGGAACCGGTCTACATGGCGCTTGGTCAGGCGAGCGGCGTGGCGGCAGTGATGGCGATTCGCTCGGAGAAGCCGGTGCAGGAAATCGACGTGCCGCAACTGCAGGCGACGCTCCGCGAGCAAAAGCAGGTGTTGCAACTGGAAGGAGCCGCTGCCGGGCCGACGTCAAAACAGATTGGCGGATTGATTCAGGATGACTCCCAGGCCGAAATGACGGGCACCTGGCAGGACAGCACGTTCGGCAACCCGATCGATGGCGCCGCTCAGCACGATTACAACGCCGAGAAGGGGACCAAGTCGGCGACGTTCACGGTCAAGGTTCCCAAAGACGGGCGATACGAAGTGCGGTTTGCCTATGTGCCGTCGCCCAATCGGGCGACGAACGTTCCCATCGAAATTCGCCACGCCGGGGGCGCCGCGCAAGTACTGGTCAACGAGCGTCTGCCGACGACTGTCGACAAGCTCTTTGTCGTGCTGGGGGAATTCGATTTCAAAGAGCAGCAGCCGGCGATTGTCATTGTGAGGACGACCGGAACCGACGGCTTTGTCTCTGTCGATGCCGTGCAGTTGCGAGCTAAAACAACTCAGGTTCCCCAGCCATGA
- the glmS gene encoding glutamine--fructose-6-phosphate transaminase (isomerizing): MCGIVGYLGTSNAPPLLLSGLKHLEYRGYDSAGMAVIGANGLEIRRCVGRVSALEDLVHQQPISGSLGIAHTRWASHGKPSEENAHPHVDQARKIALVHNGIIENHAALRTCLSEKGVQFSSETDTEVLAQLIGCYYAQSGKLVCSVREALKMVQGTFGIAVICEDEPQTLIAARQGSPLLVGMVEHGEYLVASDPAALAGRAPQAVFLKDGEMAIVTPAGIELSTIDAEPVGVTFEAIDQTLERIELGRFEHYMQKEIHEQPESLRMTLSGRVDSRTANITLGGLTNFERQLSHFKRVLLFGCGSAWHAGLIGEYLIEELAELPTEVQYSSELRYRNPLIEEGTLAIAISQSGETADTLAALHEVRTRGATVLGIVNNVGSTIARETDAGVYLHVGPEIGVASTKAFLGQVTVLSMLAVYLGRRKHLSRDTISTFLSELERIPEAIEQTLLLESQMREIAYKFSGRQNWLYLGRGINYPTALEGALKLKEVSYIHAEGLPAAEMKHGPIAMIDEGMPVVVIATRDVTYQKILSNMEEVRSRGGEVIAIVNQPDAQIERLAKNVVVVPRTQPMLSPLVASVPLQLLAYHAALSRGLDVDKPRNLAKSVTVE, encoded by the coding sequence ATGTGTGGAATCGTCGGCTACCTGGGAACGTCCAATGCCCCTCCGTTGCTGCTCTCCGGGTTGAAACACCTGGAGTATCGCGGCTATGACTCGGCCGGGATGGCCGTGATCGGGGCGAACGGGCTGGAAATCCGTCGCTGCGTCGGGCGGGTGTCGGCTCTTGAAGACCTCGTTCATCAGCAGCCGATCTCGGGCTCGCTCGGAATTGCCCACACTCGATGGGCGTCGCACGGCAAGCCGTCTGAAGAAAATGCCCATCCGCATGTCGATCAGGCCCGCAAGATCGCGCTGGTCCATAACGGCATTATTGAGAATCACGCCGCGCTGCGGACTTGTCTGAGTGAAAAAGGCGTCCAGTTCTCCAGCGAGACCGATACCGAAGTGCTGGCGCAGCTCATCGGCTGTTACTACGCTCAGAGCGGGAAGCTGGTCTGCAGCGTTCGCGAAGCACTGAAGATGGTGCAAGGGACGTTCGGCATCGCGGTAATTTGTGAAGACGAACCGCAGACCCTGATCGCCGCCAGGCAAGGGAGCCCGCTGCTGGTGGGCATGGTCGAGCACGGGGAATACCTGGTAGCGTCCGACCCCGCCGCACTGGCTGGCCGCGCGCCGCAGGCGGTGTTCCTCAAGGACGGCGAGATGGCGATTGTCACGCCTGCCGGGATCGAGCTGTCGACGATTGACGCCGAACCGGTCGGAGTGACGTTCGAAGCGATCGACCAGACGCTCGAACGGATCGAGCTGGGGCGGTTCGAACACTACATGCAGAAGGAAATCCACGAGCAGCCTGAGAGCCTGCGGATGACCCTCAGCGGACGAGTCGATTCCCGCACCGCGAATATCACGCTCGGGGGGCTCACGAACTTCGAACGACAGCTTTCCCACTTCAAACGGGTGCTCCTCTTCGGTTGCGGCAGCGCCTGGCATGCCGGCCTGATCGGCGAATACCTGATTGAGGAACTGGCCGAACTGCCGACCGAGGTCCAGTATTCCAGCGAGCTGCGCTACCGGAATCCGCTGATCGAGGAAGGGACGCTTGCCATCGCCATCTCGCAGTCTGGCGAAACGGCCGATACACTGGCCGCGCTGCACGAAGTGCGGACGCGGGGCGCGACGGTACTGGGGATCGTGAATAACGTCGGCTCGACCATCGCGCGAGAAACCGATGCAGGCGTGTACCTGCATGTGGGCCCGGAAATCGGCGTTGCCAGCACCAAGGCGTTTTTGGGTCAGGTGACGGTGCTGTCGATGCTGGCCGTGTATCTTGGCCGCCGAAAACACCTGTCGCGGGACACGATCTCGACGTTCCTGTCGGAACTCGAACGGATTCCCGAGGCGATCGAGCAGACCTTGTTGCTCGAATCGCAGATGCGCGAGATCGCCTACAAGTTCTCAGGCCGTCAGAACTGGCTGTACCTGGGCCGGGGAATCAACTATCCGACCGCCCTGGAAGGGGCGCTCAAGCTGAAAGAGGTCAGTTACATCCACGCGGAAGGGCTCCCGGCGGCAGAGATGAAGCATGGTCCGATCGCCATGATCGATGAAGGGATGCCGGTGGTGGTTATCGCCACGCGGGACGTCACTTATCAAAAGATCCTTTCCAACATGGAAGAAGTTCGCAGCCGCGGCGGCGAGGTGATCGCCATCGTCAACCAGCCGGACGCACAGATCGAACGCCTGGCAAAGAACGTGGTGGTCGTGCCCAGGACGCAACCGATGCTTTCGCCGCTGGTGGCAAGCGTCCCGCTGCAACTGCTGGCCTACCATGCCGCTCTCAGCCGTGGCCTGGATGTCGACAAGCCTCGGAATCTGGCGAAGAGCGTAACGGTGGAGTAA
- a CDS encoding dihydroorotate dehydrogenase, with the protein MRPSVTLFAMIDLQVQLNRLTLRNPILVASGTFGYAKEMSPFVDFSKIGGIVPKTITPLPRPGNPPPRTVETPSGMLNSIGLDNDGIDTFISKHLPYLLSLNAPVLANIAGRTIDDFAQMAAQLNNHAGLAGLELNISCPNVSGGVDFGTNPESARKVVAAVRDACSLPVVAKLTPNVTDITAVAQAAADGGADAVSLVNTYQGMAINWRRRKAVLGNVLGGLSGPAIKPLALRCVYLVAKSVNIPIIGIGGIGSIDDVMEFLIAGATAVQVGTANFYNPGLSERLVGELVQALASEKVASVREIVGTLQGLPPRSC; encoded by the coding sequence ATGCGTCCATCCGTTACGCTGTTTGCCATGATCGATCTGCAGGTTCAACTGAACCGTCTTACTCTCCGTAATCCGATTCTCGTCGCCTCGGGTACCTTCGGGTATGCGAAGGAGATGTCGCCGTTTGTCGATTTCTCGAAAATCGGCGGCATCGTCCCTAAAACGATTACCCCCCTGCCCCGGCCCGGCAATCCCCCGCCGCGAACGGTCGAAACTCCGTCAGGCATGCTGAATTCCATCGGCCTCGACAACGACGGGATCGACACGTTCATCAGCAAGCATCTCCCCTATCTGTTGAGCCTGAATGCTCCGGTGCTGGCGAATATTGCTGGGCGGACAATTGACGATTTCGCCCAGATGGCGGCCCAATTAAACAATCACGCCGGCCTGGCAGGTCTGGAACTGAATATCTCCTGCCCGAACGTGAGCGGCGGCGTCGATTTCGGGACGAACCCGGAATCGGCCAGGAAAGTGGTCGCGGCGGTCCGCGATGCCTGTTCACTGCCAGTCGTCGCCAAACTGACTCCCAACGTCACCGACATCACCGCCGTGGCGCAGGCAGCTGCTGATGGCGGGGCGGACGCCGTGTCGCTCGTCAACACTTATCAGGGAATGGCAATCAACTGGCGACGCCGCAAGGCGGTTTTGGGGAATGTTCTCGGTGGTCTGAGCGGTCCGGCAATCAAACCGCTGGCCCTGCGTTGCGTGTATCTGGTCGCCAAATCGGTGAACATTCCGATCATCGGAATCGGCGGGATCGGCAGCATCGACGACGTGATGGAATTCCTGATCGCCGGAGCGACCGCAGTGCAGGTCGGCACCGCCAACTTCTACAACCCGGGGCTGTCCGAACGGCTCGTTGGAGAACTAGTGCAGGCTTTGGCGAGCGAGAAGGTGGCCTCGGTCCGTGAGATCGTGGGGACCCTCCAGGGGCTGCCGCCGAGGTCGTGTTGA
- the glgC gene encoding glucose-1-phosphate adenylyltransferase, giving the protein MQDVLTLILAGGKGTRLEPLTNDRAKPGVPFAGTFRIIDFPLSNCINSGLRRVLVMTQYKAASLDRHLRQAWQFLCRELDEFIDILPPQQRLGEHWYRGTADAVYQNIYTIEQCDAKHILILSGDHIYKMDYSKMIAEHLENDADCTIGCLPVSMAEGRSFGVMGIDSDYWVRRFEEKPKDPFPIPGDPERCLASMGIYVFKASFLLNELCREATNPESSHDFGKDIIPQIISTHRVRAYPFQDRNTGDEYYWRDVGTLEAYYEAHMDLVSVDPQLNMYDYTWPIRGYHAPLPPPKFVFASYETIPRRVGHALDSIVCPGSIVSGGEVVRSVLSPNVRINSYSQVNASILFDEVDVGRHAKVQRAIIDKGVKIPAGMQIGFDPEQDLARGLTVTESGITVVPKWHKFSE; this is encoded by the coding sequence ATGCAGGACGTATTGACCCTGATCCTCGCTGGAGGAAAAGGGACTCGGCTCGAACCGCTGACGAACGACCGCGCCAAACCCGGCGTCCCCTTCGCCGGCACCTTCCGCATCATCGATTTCCCGCTGTCCAACTGCATCAACAGCGGTCTGCGACGGGTGCTGGTGATGACGCAGTACAAGGCCGCCAGCCTCGACCGGCATCTGCGGCAGGCTTGGCAGTTTCTCTGCCGGGAACTCGACGAATTCATCGATATTCTCCCCCCGCAGCAGCGACTGGGAGAACACTGGTACCGCGGCACCGCCGACGCCGTCTATCAGAACATCTATACCATCGAGCAGTGCGACGCGAAGCACATCCTCATTCTCTCGGGCGATCACATCTACAAGATGGATTACTCGAAGATGATTGCCGAACATCTCGAAAACGATGCCGACTGCACCATCGGCTGCCTGCCAGTGTCGATGGCCGAAGGCCGTTCGTTCGGGGTGATGGGGATCGATTCGGACTATTGGGTGCGTCGCTTCGAAGAGAAACCGAAAGACCCATTCCCAATTCCCGGCGACCCTGAGCGTTGCCTGGCCTCGATGGGGATCTACGTTTTCAAGGCGAGCTTCCTGCTGAACGAACTCTGCCGCGAAGCGACGAATCCCGAGTCGTCGCACGACTTCGGCAAAGACATCATCCCACAGATCATCAGCACGCACCGCGTAAGGGCGTACCCGTTCCAGGACCGGAATACCGGCGACGAGTACTACTGGCGCGACGTGGGGACGCTCGAAGCGTATTATGAAGCGCACATGGATCTGGTATCGGTCGACCCGCAGCTCAATATGTACGACTACACCTGGCCGATCCGCGGCTATCACGCTCCGTTGCCGCCGCCGAAATTCGTGTTCGCCTCCTACGAAACCATCCCCCGCCGCGTCGGTCACGCCCTCGACAGCATCGTCTGCCCCGGCAGCATTGTCTCGGGCGGGGAAGTGGTCCGGTCTGTCCTCTCCCCCAACGTGCGCATCAACAGCTATTCCCAGGTGAACGCCTCAATACTCTTCGACGAAGTCGACGTCGGCCGGCACGCCAAAGTGCAACGGGCGATCATCGACAAAGGGGTCAAAATCCCCGCCGGCATGCAAATCGGCTTCGATCCCGAACAGGACCTTGCCCGCGGCCTGACAGTGACGGAATCCGGCATCACCGTCGTTCCGAAATGGCATAAGTTCAGCGAGTGA